ATTGAGAATCTTTGAGCGGTAATGGAGCTAAATAGAGCTGAGCGATCTGCACCTCCCGATAAGATTGCCTGCCATTCATAACCATTCTCCGTTTTTACAATATCCTAAAAATGTGTGAAACCAGTTGCTCCCATCTCAGTTGGATTCTCCTGAGAATATTGACATCGTGCGCCTGAAACCGTTGAGCGAATCGACACGAGACAATTGAGCAGAGAAGGGGAAAAATGATTGATCATCATCGAATTCAGTTCGAACGACCTGATTTAACCAAACTAACAGAAAAACATACTGTAGTGGATCCACATTTTCATTCCCACTATTCAGACGGATATAATTCGGTCGAGACCATTGCCCAAAAAGCCCGCGAACTGGGTATCGGCATCGCCATAACCGATCACAACGAAATCCGCGGTGCCGTTGAGATTGCCCAGCAACGGGATATCTTTAGCATCCCGGGCATTGAGATGACATCCTTGGAGGGGACCCACGTTCTGATCTATTTTTATCACCTGGATCACCTTGAAACCTTCTACAACCTCAACGTGATCCCCAATATGGGCAATGATATC
The nucleotide sequence above comes from Desulfobacterales bacterium. Encoded proteins:
- a CDS encoding PHP domain-containing protein, which translates into the protein MIDHHRIQFERPDLTKLTEKHTVVDPHFHSHYSDGYNSVETIAQKARELGIGIAITDHNEIRGAVEIAQQRDIFSIPGIEMTSLEGTHVLIYFYHLDHLETFYNLNVIPNMGNDIMSSTTLPMEDIIKRARNFKTVIIFPHPYCGVYTGIQNSYFSED